ATGCCGGCCCAGGTCAAACGTGCCGAACCCTAGCGAATGCACATAGTCCTTGTTCTGCTCCAGGAACTCCACCGACGACCAGGCCTCTTCCTTCGTCTCGCCGGGAAAACCGAAGAAGCCCATGCAGTGGTTCCAGATACCGGCCTCCGCCGTGCGCTTGAGATGCTCGGTCATAATGGCGGTCGTCGTCGCCTTGTCCATCAGCTTCAGCACCCGCTCGTTCCCCGACTCGTAGCCGAAGTGGAGATAGCGGCAGCCCGAGTCCTTCGCATCCTGCCAGACTTGATCTTCCAACAGGCTCTTCTCGAACCGCATGTGCGTCGTCCAGGTGATGTCCATCCTGGTATCGATCAGCCCACGCGCCAGCTTGCGGAACAAAGCCGGCGGATACGACTCGTCGGTAAAATGGAAATGCTTCGCCCCGTACTTGTCGCGCAGATGCTGGATCTCCCCGAGAATGTCCTGAATCTTCTTACTCCGGTATCCGGCGGTATAGCCCTCGCCATGGTCGCAGAACTCGCAGCGACCCCAGTAGCAGCCGCGCGTCGCCAGATAAGGCAGAATCTTCGTCGGGACAAAATATTTGTCCAGCAACAGGCCGTCGAAGTCCGGCGGCGGCAGCGCATGCATGTCTTCGGCAAAACTCGTCTCCGACGTATGCACGCCGGTCTCGTCCTTATAGATCGTATTCGGCACATCGGCCAGGCTCCGCTTCGCCCCCACTGCCGAGACGAGTTGGACAAAGGCCGTCTCCCCTTCATAGACCACGGCACTGTCGAAGTATTGGAACAGCGGCGACTGCGGTAGCACATCGCGCAGGCGCGTCACCGTATTGCCGCCGATCGTCACATGGATGTTAGGGAAGTGCTGCTTGATGAGGGCACAGAAGGTCATGGTGGAGAACATCTGCTGCTGCAACACGATCGAGATGCCGATCACGTCCGGCTGAGCCTGCTCGATCGCCGGCTTCACCAGATGCTCGAACACGTCGCGGTAGATATTCACCTGGGTATCGTTCACCGCGTCGATGACTTCGGACGACACGAAGACCTTATAGGACAGATCCGTCTCCATCGGCGGCATGCAGATCCGTGCCGGAGCATAGACCATCGAAATGACTGACGTCACTTCTCGGAACACTTGAATGGCCCACTCTAACTGATCGATTTCGTAGAACACTTCCCCGCGAATAATCGCCTTCGCCTTCTCCGCCTTCTTGATCAATTCATCGATCCGCTGCCGAGTCACATCGCAGAGCGCCAACTGCAAATCCATCTCGTTGGCGTCCAGATCCCGCTTCTTGGAAAGCTTGCGGAGCCGGTCGAGCTGTTGCGGCACCCGGCGCAGGACTTTCTTCAAAAAGTCCTCGCTGAAGTACCAGTCCCACATTTCGAGGTTGATGTCTTTTTGGATGACGGTATGACCGGCCTGACGGAGGACGGCGGTGAGGGAGGGAAGGCTCAAATAGGGTTCGGAGGGAAACCAGTCCGGCGGGAAGATCAGCATGACCTTCATCTTCCTGCCGCTGGAAGCTTCGAAACTTTGACGATTCAACAAAATGAGTTCTTTGGAGGCGCGTTCACCCTTGGAATACTCTATTTTCATGGAACTCTGGTCCTTCTTCTGC
The window above is part of the Nitrospira lenta genome. Proteins encoded here:
- a CDS encoding B12-binding domain-containing radical SAM protein, with the translated sequence MKIEYSKGERASKELILLNRQSFEASSGRKMKVMLIFPPDWFPSEPYLSLPSLTAVLRQAGHTVIQKDINLEMWDWYFSEDFLKKVLRRVPQQLDRLRKLSKKRDLDANEMDLQLALCDVTRQRIDELIKKAEKAKAIIRGEVFYEIDQLEWAIQVFREVTSVISMVYAPARICMPPMETDLSYKVFVSSEVIDAVNDTQVNIYRDVFEHLVKPAIEQAQPDVIGISIVLQQQMFSTMTFCALIKQHFPNIHVTIGGNTVTRLRDVLPQSPLFQYFDSAVVYEGETAFVQLVSAVGAKRSLADVPNTIYKDETGVHTSETSFAEDMHALPPPDFDGLLLDKYFVPTKILPYLATRGCYWGRCEFCDHGEGYTAGYRSKKIQDILGEIQHLRDKYGAKHFHFTDESYPPALFRKLARGLIDTRMDITWTTHMRFEKSLLEDQVWQDAKDSGCRYLHFGYESGNERVLKLMDKATTTAIMTEHLKRTAEAGIWNHCMGFFGFPGETKEEAWSSVEFLEQNKDYVHSLGFGTFDLGRHNPVAKHPEKWGVTAYKNPEWDLALDYYYTVKNGMSIEEAERVFQQFEQNHYAGWDLRLYIREFIFLYIAKFGLEKLRDLQYQAAKIAGHTPTLAGKM